The DNA sequence GTGTGTCGCTCATGTCTTGATGATCCAGTTCAGCGCGCGGTTCTTGGGGCGGGCCTCGCTGCCGACACTCGCCACCGTCAGCTCGCCGTTGTTGCTGGCGTTGGCGCCGACCTGCAGGCCCGCGCTGCCGCTGACGCCGTAGGACACGCCCGTGCCGTGCGCGTGCGCCTTGTTGTCGTCGGCCTCGTAGCTGCCCAGCGCCCGGCCGCTGGCCGCCTTGCCGCGCGGGAAGAGGTTGCGCAGGTCGGGCAGGTTGAAGGTGGTCGAGCCGTCGCCCAGGCCGTAGAGCGATCGCGTGTAGGAGTGCGTGCCGCTCTGGCCGCCCGAGGTGTTGATCGCCGTCCCGGCCGCCGCGTTGGCTTCCGTCGTCGCCAGCCGGAAGGTGTCGGCGTCGACATAGATGACGAAATATTCGTTGCCCGCCGTCAGGCCGGTCGGCAGCGCGCCGGTGGTCGACAGCCGCAGCCGCTCGCCGCCGGTGAAGCCGTGGCTGGTCTTGGTGACGACCCCGGGCGAGGCGATGGTCACGGTGAAGGTCTGCGCCGTGAAGCCGGGATCCGTCACCAGCGCGTCGAACAGGTAGGGGTAGGTGGCGCGCGACACCGCCGAGCCGTCGCACAGCAGGAAGGCGGCAGGGATGTCGCTCGTCGGCCAGGCGACGATGTAGCCCGAGGGAACGTGGTAGTAGACGTCGTCGGCCGGGATGGCCTGGTCGCCGGCGGTCGGCGACGGCACCACGACGGGCTCGGTGAAGACGTTGTTGCCGGTGAACTCGTTGTCGCCGGCCAGCGTCGGCACGTCTTCCGCGGCTGGCACGCCCATCGCCTCCCGAGCCAGCGCCAGCGTCGCCGCGGCCACCACCGGCGCCATAGCCAGCGACACGGCGCCCGACTCGGTCACGCCGCTGTAGAGCGCCAACTCGCCGTCCGGATCGAAGCCGACGAACTTGCTGGCCCGGTCGGCGTCCGTCGCATTGAGATCGCCGATGGCGGCCTGCGACGGCGAGAGCTTGAGCGCCCGGCCCTGTTGCTCGCGCACCTGCTGCAGCTGCATCGCCAGCAGATCCAGCGCGCGCTCAATAACCTCGGGATAGAACCCGCCCTGATTCTTGATGTCCGTCGCCTGCGTATAGGGCACCACGCGCAGGATCGTCAGCAGCGTGCCGGTGGCGATCGCCGGGGCGTAGGTCACCGTGCCGCCCGGGTTGGCCGCCTGGTCGGCGTTGAGCGCGACGGTGTAGACGCTGGGATCGAGCGTCGAGTCGGCGCCCTCCGCGTCGGTGTACACGACGGTGAGGTGCGTCTCGTCGAGCACCGCAAAAGTGAACGGCCACGACGTGGTGGCGTCGTTTCCGGTGCCGATGACTTTCGATGTGCTGGACGATACGGTCATCTACGCTACTCCACCGCCACGCGAATATAGGTGCGCCCTCGCGTGCGGGCGATTTTCCCCTCTAGGGTCGTTTCTCCGGGCCATACACAAGCCCGTCGAGCCAGTCCTTGATGTCCTTGGGCGACTGGTCGCCCTCGATCACATCCCACAGGAATTGCGACGTGTTGCCGAGCTGGCCGACCGGCAGGCCCAGCAGGTAGCCCGGAACCTCGATCGCGCGCTTGAGGAAGCCCTCGTTGACCTCGCCCTCGCGCGCCAGCTTGATGAAGTCGTTGCTGAGGCGCAGGAGCGTCTCGCCGGCGCGCGCCGCGGGCGTGAACTGGTAGCCACCCCGGAACTTGCCGCTGATGCTGTTTTCGAGCCCGGACGCCAGATCGCGCGCCACGGGCACGCTCATGGGCAGGTTGAACAGCACTTTGCGCGCGGCCCAGGCGCCCAGGTCTTCATCCTCATCCGGGCCCTGCCCGCCGGCCCAGGCGCCGAACAGCGCCGGCACGACCAGCAGCCACCACGAGCGCGCCGCGATCATGGCGAAGTCGCCGACCGACTCGGCTTCGCGCACGTCGCGGGCGAGCTGCCGCTGCCGTTGGTACAGGTGCGAGAAGTAGCTGTAGAACATGGTCGCCAGACGCCAAATCTCGTTGCGCCGCGACACCGCCGGCAAGTCCTTGGTGGCGCCGCTGCCCTGCGAGTCGCGCACGGCCTTGTTGGCGGCGTAGACCGCATCGCCGTCGTCCATCCCGGAGCGCAGCGCATTCTCGTAGGCGCCGATCCACGTCGGCACCGACACGGCCATGTCGAGCATGCCGATGCCGTAGAAGGCGAAGCGTCGCGCGTCGGCGATCAGGCCGCGCTTGTCGACCAGGTCGCGCACGTTGTCGCGGATGGACTGGTCGACCTGGTTGAAGCGCGCCGCCATCTCGTCGGACTTGCCGGTGACGAAGGCGTGCGCCTCGGCCGGGTTGCGCAGGAACGTCTTGACGCCCGACGCCAGCGCCCGCGTGCCGATGCGCTCGACCGAATCGCTCAGGCCGCCGAGCTGCGCCAGCATGGTGGTGAAGCGGAAGCCCATGCCCACCAGCGTGGTGTGAAGCCGGGCCTGCTTCATGAAGTCTTCCCAGAACTTCAGGCCCTTGTTGTCGTTGGCCCACTCGTTGGCGATCGATTGCAGCCACGGGCGGAACTGCTTGTAGTATTCGCGGCCCAGCGCCTCCTCTATCGCCTCGCGCACCCGGTTGTCGCCCAGGAACCGATCGGCCTGCATGATGGCCTCACGGTGCGTCAGGTCGTGGATGACCTCGGTGATGTGCCGGGGGATCACCTCCAGATCGAGCCACAGCGGCCGCGCGTAGCCCTCGGTGCGCTCTTTGGTGAAGCCCTTGGGCGTCGTGGCGCGCGTGTAGTTGTTCTCGAAAAGCTGGTCGGTGGTCTTCTGCGAGCGGGCATCCACGTCGAAGCTGCGGCGCGGATCGTAGACCAGCGGATAGTAGCCGCCGCGATAGGTGCCGTGCGGCGTCGCCACCTCGCGCGCCTCGACCTTCTCGGGCTCGACGCCGTTGATACGCCGTTCGAGCTCGGCGATCTGCGGCCACAGGGTCTCGATCAGATCCCATGTGCCCTGCACGAAGTCCCAATCCTCTTTCCGCAGCTCGCGCGCCAGCACGGCGTCGACCGCCTCGGCGTCCCAGCCCTCGCCCTTGAGCAGCTTGGCCCGGTTGCCCTCGTTGCCCATGTTGAGCGCCATCGCGACCAGGCGCGAGCGCAGCATGACCGAGGGGCGGCCGTCCCTGGTCGGCAGGCCCGGCAGCGTGACCTTCTCCTGCCAGCGCTCGACCGTGCCCTCGGGAAGCGCCTTCATCAGCGCGGCGAACCCGTCGAGCTTTTCCTTCTGCAGCTTGCGCTCGGCGGCCTGCGCTTCCTCCATCGGGCGGAAGACCACGCGGTTCATCACGCCGTTGCTGTCGCCGCCGTCGAGCCAGTCGACCAAGGTCTCGATCTTGAGCAGCGAGGCGTCGGCGCCACGGATGATGTCGCCCGCCCGCCCGAACTTGCGCTCCAGCGCGGTCAGGCCCCGATCATCACCCCCGCCTCCCCGCTGGGGGGTGAGGTTGATGGCGGCGACCGCCTCGTCAACCGTGGCGTCGAACTCGCGCTTTTCCTTGTTGAGCGTCAGTTCCTTTTTCAGCCGGCCCAGGTGCGCGATCTGGCGCACGCTGTCGTACAGGCCCCGGAACTCGCTCACCAGGATCTCGCTGTAGTGCCGGCGCTGCGCCTCGTCGAGCAGCGCCTCGGGAATCGCCACGTCGACGCCTTCGGCCTCCATCCGGGCCGCGAAGTCCCGCAGCGCCACGCGGCGCTCTGTGAGCCTGCGGGTCTCAGTGTGGAAATCGTAGCGCTCCAGCAGGCCGTGGATCTGTTCGAGGTAATCCTGATCCATCGACTTCAGCGTGCGGGCGCTGGCGTAGCGGTCCATCAGCCGCTGGCCCTTCTCGACCAGCTCGCGCGCCTTCTTCGCCTCGACGTACATCGCATGGGCGATCATCTGGCGCTGCTTCTGGCGGAAGGCTTCTTCGTGGTCGCCGGCCAGCACCGCGTCGAGTACCGCCCTGCCCGCCTTCGCCTCGGCGCGACGATGCAGGGCCACGTCGACCGCCTCGCGCACCGGCTGGGCGGCGATATGGTCGGCGGCGTAGCGGCGGATCACGGCCAGGGGCGATGGCTCGATTCCGGCCTTGCGGCCCAGTGACCGCAGCTCTGTCGCCAGCACGTCGAGCTGATCCTCGTTGTGGATCGCGTCGAGGGCTTCGCGCTGGATAGAGCCGTCGTTCAGAAGATCGCCGTGGCGCTCGGCCATGATGCGGTCGACCTCGGCCGCGATGGACGCCTCGCGCACGGAGCGGCCGTCGCCGGCAGCCTTCATGCCGCGCTTCTGGACCTCCAGCGCCAGCAGCGCGTCGACCATCTCGCGGCCCGACGCGAAGCCCAGCGACTCGGCGAGGATGTCGGGATGCACGCCGCCGGCCTCGACGTAGATCGGCGGGATACCCTTGGGCAGCGCGTCGAGCACCGTGGGCACGCTGTACATATCGAGCAGCGCGTCCTTGCTCAGCCGCATCCGGCCGCCCAGGGTGTCGCCCGCCAGCGTCTTGCCGGTGCGCAGGTAGTGCAGCGCGTTCAGGTCCGGGCGCTGGTCGATTTCCTCGCGCACCTCGGCGCGGACCCGGGCGGCCTCCTCGTTCCATTCGCGGGTGCGCCGCCGGCGGATCGCCTCCATCGTCTTGCGCAGCAGATCGGTTTCCGCCGTCGAGCGCGCGCGCTGCACCGACTCGGTGTAGGCGGCGAACTCCGCGTCCGTCATGCCGGCCTGGTCGGCGCTGGCGAAAAGCTGCTGCGCGGCCAGCTCGGTGCGCGCGAGATCGATCTGCTCGTCGGTCGCCACAAGCCGATCCATCACCGCGCGGATTTCATCGTTGATCGGCGAGTTGAGCCCGGCCACCGTGCGGTAGATGCTGACCAGCCACGCCTTGAAGCGCTGGAAGACGCCGCCCAGCTCCAGCGACGGCGCCTTGCCCTCCATGAAGTAGGTTTCGACCGCCCGGGCCCAGCGCTCGTGCTGGTCGACCGTGACCGCCTCGCCGGGCTTGATGCCGAGGAATTTCTCGACCGCCGCCCAATCGTCGCGCACCTGCTGTTGCGCGGCGGCGTCCGTCGAATCGGCCCGCAGCTCCTCCAGCCACAGGTGGCCCGTCTCGTGCAGGAACGTGCTCAGGTCGGCGCGGGCGAAGAGCGAGATGATCGACCGGCCGTCGCTGAAGGCGATCTTGCCGCGCGCCATGCCGCTGCCGTCGGGTTGCGTGTAGCCCCCCGCATCCTGCCCCAGCTTCGCCAGCGCGGCCTTGATCTCGGCGTTCGTGTTCTCCTTGCCGACGCCGGCGCGTGACGTGGCCTCGTCCAGGTCGGCCAGCGCCGCCGCATAATCCGCCCGCCAGTCGCGCGTGTTGTCGGCGACGTGGCGCTTGCGGCCGGCCAGTTCCTCGCGCATCGCCTCCAGCAGGTCGTCGATCGTCGGGCGCTCGGTAAACTCGGGGAAATACCCGTTCTCCCACGCCGACAGCGCCATGTCGTCGAGCGACAGCTTGGCCTTGTCCTGCACCAGCTTGCGCACGCCCGGCTTGCCCTTGTGCCACTTGTCGGCGTCCATCGCGGCCAGATCGCCGCCCTCGTCGACCAGCCCGCCCTTCTCGCTGACGAACTCCAGCAGCGACGGCCCCATGAGCTTGCGCTGCGACGCCGCCGCCTTGCCCTTGCGCCAGGCGTCTATCAGCAGGTCCATCTGGTCCGGCGGCACCCGCGCGATCGTGTCGGGCATGACGCGGCGCAGTTCGAGCCCGGAGCGCCGGTACGCCTCCATCGCATCGGTGCCCAGCCGCGCGCCGCGGGCCTGATACCGGGCGGCGTACAGCGCGGCGTACTGGCGGGCGACGTCGGGGGTGAAGCCGGCGTCCTGCGCCTTCTGCACCACGTCCTCGAACACCTGCTGACCGGGGGTCGCGGCCTTGGCTTCGGCGACAGCCTCGCGTCCGATGCGCGCGCCCTCGGTTTCGAGGAAGCTTTGATAGGTCGCTTCGAAGTCACGCGCCTGCACCAGCGACATGCCGCCGGGGGTCAGGCGCAGATCTTCCTTGAAATACTCATGGAAGCCCGCGGCCGCGATGTGCTGGGCATAGTCGGCCATCGGCAGCACCACGTCGCCGCCGACTGCGATCGCCGCCTTGACCTGCTCGTCGATCCCCATGCGGCGCACCAGCGCCTCGGCCTCGTCGGGCGGCAGCGACTGGAAGAATTCGACCACCTTCTCGGCGGGCAGGTAGACCTTGGCATCCGGCGCCACCTCGCCGACGAACTCGCCGAGCGCGCCGGGCGCACGCTGCGCCAGCGGATTGTTGGGCAGATCACCCATGGTCTTGTCGAAGCGCTCCAGACCGGCAACGGTGGCGGTGGCCTCGTTGCGCATCCGCTCGGCCTCGTTCGCCAGCTGCGCGCCACGGCCACGCCAGCGCATGCCGGCCACCTCAAGGGGTGCGCCGCTCAGCTCGCCCAGCGCCTCGGCCAGAACGGCGCCCGGCTTGATCTCGCGGCCAGCCGCCGCGGAACCCAGCGCCTCGCCGCCGGCGCCGGCGCCAGCCTGCACCCCCATCTGCGCCACGACGTTGGCCGCCTCGCGCCCAAGCCCGGCCTTGACGAAGGGGGTGAGCGTCGCGCGGCCAACACCCATGCTCGCAGCATCGATCGTGCCGACCACACCGGCCTTGATCGCCGAGCGCTGGAGAACCTTCTGCATCAGCGCCGGGTCGCTCAGCGCGACGGCGAGCTTGGCCTGATCCTTGGTGTCGACGCCCAGCTCTTCGAGATTGTCGACGATGCCGCTCAGGAACTCTTGGCCGAACGAAGAAAGGCCCGTCGCGGCAACGCCGGCCACCGGCCCGCCTACCACCGTGGCGCCGACGCCGACGGCGAGCTGGGCGGAACTCTGCGCCGCCAGATCGAAGATCACGCCCAGCGGGTCCTTCATGAAGGCGCCCCAGGCATCGGCCCAGGTTTTCGCCTCGCTCAGCTCGCGCATGGCGGGGCGCATCGGAATGTCCGCAGCGGCGGCGCCCGACGTGATCGCGTCGCGCACGGCTCCGGCCAGCACGCGCCGGCGTGCCTCCGGGCTGGCGTCCTGCGATCCAGCGATATGCGCGCCGATGAAGCCGAGCGCCGGCAGACCAAGACCCGCCGTCAGCAGCGGCAACACCTGCGGATCGGTGTAGCGCCACGTCTCGCCGCCCTGCGCCGCGTTGATCGCCCGCAGCGCGTCGAAGCCCTGGACGGTCCCGAAGTACGTGCGCTTCAGCTCGTTCCAGAACTTCTCGAACGCCCCGAGCTGTTCGTAGGCATCGACGGCCACGCGCGCGTTGAGGGGGTCGGTCAGCCACAGCCGCGTGCGCGGCAGTCCCGCCAGCAGCTTGTCGAACTCGTTGACCTGCGCCCGGCTCTCGATCGCCGGCAGATTGCGCTCGACGTAGGCGGGATCGACGCCCGCGCGTCCGGCCAGCATGGCGGCCTTCGCGGCCTTGTCGGGATTGGTCCCATAGGCGCCGAACAGCGAGGAGCGCAGCGCCGCCGTCTGCCGCGCGTCGGCCTCGCGCACCGCCTCGTCGAAGGTCGCCGGCTGATCGGGCTTCAGCAGGTCGCGAGTCGAGACGCCGTTGAGCAGGCCGTCGAACTCGTTCATTTCTTCTTCTCGATCGGCTTGAAGACCTCGCCGAGGCCCCTGTCCCACCACCGCTGCACCGCGCGCTCGATGCCTGTGCGCTGGCCGTAGTCGCGGCTGGTCACGGGCGGCGGCGCGTCCGGCGGCGGCAGGATGACCGCGCCCAGCTCATGCGGCTGCACTGGCGGCGGCGCGTCGGGCGACGGAACCTCGACAGTCGAACGGGCGCGCACCTGATTGGCGATGCGCCAGGCGTTGACGATGGAGACTTCCGTGACCGGCTTGCCCTGCCGGCGCAGCGATCCGACGAGCTGCGCCACGACCTCCGGCTTGCTCCTCAGGTCCGGCTCCATCTGCGTCGCCGCGAACATCGCCACCTTGAGATCGTCCGTGACGCCGGCGACCTTCTCGGCGGCAAAGACCTTGTCCCAGGTGGCGACCATCTCGCGCGGCACCTTGTCGACCGTGACCTCGAAGCGCGCCTTGTCGCTGCCGAAGAAGCCGCTGGTGCCGCTGACCGGCTTGGCCAGGCGGTCGACGATCGCCTGCGTCTCCTCCAGCGTCAGCTTCTTGCCCTTCTCGCGGGTCGAGCGCGCCACTTCGAAATCCACGGCGCGGCGGAAGGCGGCCACCCTCTTGGCGGCGTCGGTGCCTTTCTTTGGCGTCGGGTCGAGGCCCAGCACGCCGCGCAGGGCGTCGTCCTGCATCTGCCGCAGGGTGCGCTCGCCGGTGATGTTGCCGTCGGGATCGCCCTTGCGGATGTCGCCCTGCATGCCGACGAACTTGTCGAAGCTCGACTTGGACAGCTTGGCCCGGAACGTCAGCAGGTTGAGCGCGGCGAACGCGGCCCGCTCATTGGCGTTGTCCGAGGTCGCCATGCGATGCAGCGCGTAGTAGGCCTCGTCGTCGTCGGTGTCGGTGCCCTTGGCGACCTTCTTCGAGAGGTCCCTGATGCTCGCCTGTTGCTTCGGATCGAGCGCCAGCCACATCGCCGCCGGCATGGCCTCCAGCGCCTGCCCCGGATTGGCGCCGACCCACGCCACCGCGTCGTCGAGCGCCTTGTCCATGCGCTCCTTCCACAGCGCGTGCGCGCGGCCGAACTCGGCTTCCGCCACGCCGACGTACTTCTGCCGCTCTTGCGGATCGGCGATGCCCAGCGCATCCACGCGCGCGAGGTAGTCGGCGCGGCGAGGTTCCGGTGGTGGACCGGCCGTGGTCCGCGCCACCGGCTGATCCTCCATGCCCGGCTGCCCGGGCTTCAGCTTGTCGGCGATGCGCGGGAAGGCGGCGCGCGCCTCGCGATCGTCGGCGATGCCGAAGGCGGTGCGCGGCAGCCACACCTTGGCGCCGTCGGGGATCTTCTCGGGATCGCCACCAGCGGCCAGCCACTTGTCGACGTTGCCCGGCCCCCAGCCATAGGCCAGCCGCGCCAGCAGCCAGTTGCCGCCGTACTTGTCGGCGTACTGCTTCATGGCCTGCGCCGTGTGCTCGATCGACGCCTTGGGATCCTTCGGATCGAAGCCCCGGGCGCGCGCCCATTGCTCGCCCCACTGACCCAGCCCGACCGAATCGACGCCCGGCCCCTGGTCGTTGCGGTTGCGCGCGTTGGGGTTCCAGCGCGACTCGTTCCAGATGGTTGACGCCAGCAGCGCCTTGGGCACGCCGTGCTTGGCCGCCGCCGCATCCACGTCGGGGGCGAACTGCGACGGCACGGTGTAGACGCCGCCCGCGCTCCCGCCGTCCCGCAGGCTCTGGCCGAAGCGCAGCGCCGCTCGATTTTCCACCGACGCCTTCACCAGCGCGTCGAGCCGGTCTGTGTCGAGCGGGTCGAACTGCGCACGGTGCTTGGCGTACCACGCCGCCGCGCCGTCGGGATCGGTCGGCAGGCGGCCCTCAAGCTGCGCCTTGAACATGGCGCCGCGATACTTCCGCGCCTGCGCCTTCGCCACCTCGTCGCCCAGGTGCGCATTGGCCTGCATCACGGCCTGCTCGCCGACCGTCAGGGCGATCAGGAATTGCTTGTCATCGGTCGCCGCCGCGCCGTCGCGCAGCGCATCATCGGCCCGCGCCGTGAAGGTTGCCGTCTGCCACGCCTGCCGCTGCGTGCGGGTGTGGTCGTTCATCGTCTGCAGCGTCGAGTCGAAGTGCGCGCCGACGATGCGGTCGATCATGCGCTTCTGGTCTTCGTTGCGGCCAAGCGCCGTGTACTTGGCCCGCAGCTTCTCCAGCTCGTCGAACGTGCCCTTGAAGCGATCGATGGCGTCGCGGCCGCGCTGGGCAAGGAACCCGTTCGCGGGATCCGCCATCAGACGCGTGACCTCGCCGCGGAACTGGCGCTCCACGTCGTAGGCGGCGGCCTCATTGTCGCGCGCCGCTTCCTCGAGCAGCATGTCGCGCAACTCCCGCGACATCTGCCGGCCCTGAGCGCCCAGCTTCTCCAGCCCCGCGCCCGCGCCCTGCCCAAAGTCACCGGCGCCAGCGTTGATGTTCTGGTAGCCACCACCGGGCACCGGCTGCGGCGACACGCCGGCCGGCTGGTAGGGGGCGATGCGGATGCCGGCGGCCATCAGAAGCCCAGCCCGCTCAGGCGACTACCGGCGCCCGCCGGATTGCCCCAAAGCCTGATCCCGGCGCCCGTGCGCTGGAAATCACTGTACATCTTGGCCCCTTGGAACGCCCCGCCGAGGATCGACCCGCCGGCGCTCAGCCAGCTGCCCAGCGTCGAGGTGCGGCTATCGGCCAGGCGCGCGGCCGCGTCGTAGTTCATGCCCTGCACCCGGTGCCCATACGCCTCGCGCTGGAAGTTGCTGCGCACCGTGAGCGCGTCCATCTCGCCCAGCCCGGCGGTATCCATCTGGATATCGAGCGGCGAGCCTTCGTCGAGCACCGACCCCTGCCCGGCCAGCCCGGCGCGCTGCGAACCCAGGATCAGCGCCGCCCGCCGGCGCATCCGGTCTTCCTCGATGTCGCCGCGCTTCTCGGCGTCCTGCGCATTGCGCTCGGCGATGATCTGGTTGTTGCGCGCCACCTGCGCCTGGTAGGCGGCCTGCTGCGAGGCGGCCTGACCCTGCATGATCGTGCCGACGGCGCCGATCACCGCCGAGCCGATGGTGGCGATGGTAGCCAGCTCACACATCGGCGCGCCTCAGCTCGAAAGGATGGAACGGCAGCCGGGCGACGCCGTAGGGCACCGGCGGCAGGATGGTGAAGCCGATCCAGCGCAGCCAGCGGACGGAGAGCGCGTTGCGGGCATCGACCCAGTTGGACAGCAGCGGGAACATCGTCAGCCAGCGGCGCACCGTCGGACGGTTGCGGCGGGCGACCGCGAAGGCGTGGCGGGCGACCAGGTCGGAGCCCAGCAGCCAGGGCGCGCCGTGACCGCCCAGCAGGGAGAGCGGCCCGACGCCCCACAGCGCGATAATCCCCTCGGGGGTAGTCGCAGCCCACGCCTCGGAACTGCGCGCCAGCGAGCGCCGCAGCGCGTCCAGCGGGGCATCGCCCGACGCCGCCTCGATCTCCAGCCGGTCGGCCTCGCGCAGGTCAGGTGCCAGCGCCACCGCGTCGGCGTCCGTGGCGGGGCGGATCAGGATCTCAGCCACCGACGTCGAGCCTCGGGATGATCGCCAGCACCCGCGCCGGCAGGCCCGGCGTGGCCCGCAGGTAGACCCGGCCGCCGTCGCCCCACTTCGGCTCGATCAGCACCTCGCGGTCGCCGGTGAACAGCGCGATGGGCTCGCCGTAGGCTTCGTCCGAGCGTTCCTTGATTTCCGTGAGGCTGCTGGCGCTCGGCCCGACCAGCAGGCCGCGCGACTCGTCGACGCGCACCACCACCTGCCCGACCCGCTTGCGCCGGCCCTGCACCGTCGGCTGGCCGGCGTCGGCGTCGAGCGTCTGCAGGTCGCAATCGTAGGGCAGCCCGACCAGGGCACGCGAGGCGGGCCGCTCCAGCGCCGCGGTGCCGTTGCCGACCACCACCTCGGGCATCTTGCTGCCGTCGGCGAAGACGTCGACCGTGCGGCCCTCCAGGTGCCACAGGCCGCCGACCGAGGATGCCAGCAGCGCCCAGTCGGCGGTGTCCGTGTCCTGCAGGGCGGCCGGGGCGTTCGTCTCGAGGCGGGCCGTCACCGTGTCGCC is a window from the Alphaproteobacteria bacterium genome containing:
- a CDS encoding tail fiber protein; this translates as MTVSSSTSKVIGTGNDATTSWPFTFAVLDETHLTVVYTDAEGADSTLDPSVYTVALNADQAANPGGTVTYAPAIATGTLLTILRVVPYTQATDIKNQGGFYPEVIERALDLLAMQLQQVREQQGRALKLSPSQAAIGDLNATDADRASKFVGFDPDGELALYSGVTESGAVSLAMAPVVAAATLALAREAMGVPAAEDVPTLAGDNEFTGNNVFTEPVVVPSPTAGDQAIPADDVYYHVPSGYIVAWPTSDIPAAFLLCDGSAVSRATYPYLFDALVTDPGFTAQTFTVTIASPGVVTKTSHGFTGGERLRLSTTGALPTGLTAGNEYFVIYVDADTFRLATTEANAAAGTAINTSGGQSGTHSYTRSLYGLGDGSTTFNLPDLRNLFPRGKAASGRALGSYEADDNKAHAHGTGVSYGVSGSAGLQVGANASNNGELTVASVGSEARPKNRALNWIIKT
- a CDS encoding transglycosylase SLT domain-containing protein, coding for MAAGIRIAPYQPAGVSPQPVPGGGYQNINAGAGDFGQGAGAGLEKLGAQGRQMSRELRDMLLEEAARDNEAAAYDVERQFRGEVTRLMADPANGFLAQRGRDAIDRFKGTFDELEKLRAKYTALGRNEDQKRMIDRIVGAHFDSTLQTMNDHTRTQRQAWQTATFTARADDALRDGAAATDDKQFLIALTVGEQAVMQANAHLGDEVAKAQARKYRGAMFKAQLEGRLPTDPDGAAAWYAKHRAQFDPLDTDRLDALVKASVENRAALRFGQSLRDGGSAGGVYTVPSQFAPDVDAAAAKHGVPKALLASTIWNESRWNPNARNRNDQGPGVDSVGLGQWGEQWARARGFDPKDPKASIEHTAQAMKQYADKYGGNWLLARLAYGWGPGNVDKWLAAGGDPEKIPDGAKVWLPRTAFGIADDREARAAFPRIADKLKPGQPGMEDQPVARTTAGPPPEPRRADYLARVDALGIADPQERQKYVGVAEAEFGRAHALWKERMDKALDDAVAWVGANPGQALEAMPAAMWLALDPKQQASIRDLSKKVAKGTDTDDDEAYYALHRMATSDNANERAAFAALNLLTFRAKLSKSSFDKFVGMQGDIRKGDPDGNITGERTLRQMQDDALRGVLGLDPTPKKGTDAAKRVAAFRRAVDFEVARSTREKGKKLTLEETQAIVDRLAKPVSGTSGFFGSDKARFEVTVDKVPREMVATWDKVFAAEKVAGVTDDLKVAMFAATQMEPDLRSKPEVVAQLVGSLRRQGKPVTEVSIVNAWRIANQVRARSTVEVPSPDAPPPVQPHELGAVILPPPDAPPPVTSRDYGQRTGIERAVQRWWDRGLGEVFKPIEKKK